GATTTTTTTCCATGCAGGGAGATCATTTTCAATCTGCCATAACATGTACCCACACATCTTCACCTCAGAAAATGTAGCATTTCAAGCTTTAGTCAGGGTctaggagaaaagaagaaaatgcaacagTTGCTAGTCCtctgtgttttcttaaaaatccaACATGAACATGGGCAATGACTTCCTTGTCACGAACTGTGTAATATAACTTTGGTGTCACTTCACAGTGCTGATGCTGACCCTTGGCTCTTGGCTGTAAAAACTGCTGGTTCATGTGCATGGCCTTAGCCGAACAGGAACTTCCCTTCTAAGTAGAACCAAGTACTCTCTGGGCTATAAAGAAACTACTCTGCCTTTAAAAAGACACTAAAAGCCCCCTGTGCTCAAGGGCTGGGAGCATCCCCTGCAGGACATAGAGAGAgcaggtttgttttgtttaccgGAGCTGGACACGAATTCCTGACCCCAAGGACATCACAAGGTCAAGGGAGTTCGATGTGGAGTTTGGCTTGGCTCTGCTGCAGAGGCTCAGTGATTTTCTCAGCTAGCTCATTGTTAAAACCACCCAACATAAAACCAGGTCTCATTACTTAGAATTATGAGATGAGACAGAGAGCCCCTAGAAAAAGGGCCACATTCAAAACACTGCATCTCCagactcaataaaatatttactaattcaaaatggaaatgaaaagtgctTAGGGGAGACAGCTCCAATAAGTAAAATTGCTCATAACCACAAGCTGCCAAAGGATTCATATTGATCACATTTCCTTGCCACTGCAGGTCTGACgcctttttttaaagcaaaacaagaaaattaaatctgAAAAACATCTCTCTGGTATTTGCCTTGCTTATCTTTGAAATAACAATGTCAAGAAAGAGGCTTAGAGATCAAATCACTTCAGTAGTTGGGAGCAAAGAGTCAGAACTTATCAACTGTAGAAAACTGTCTTTTATTGCACAGGATGTAACTCTACATGGCTCACATCTCCGGAGAAGTAAAATGAACCAAGCCCTCCGAAAGAATCATAAATTTAGCAAAGTAACAGTTGTCACTGCAGGGTCCTTGCAGATGTTCCTGCTTGATAAAATCGCAGGACCCTTGCCTGTGCTGGTAGCCCTCATGTTCAGGAAGCAGTCATTTGTGAGAACATTAGCAGATGTGGGGGAAATGAAGACGCAAAGAACTGCAATTTGTCATGCCCCTGAACTGTTATGTAACTCAGACAGCAATTACAAAAAGTGGGGAGTTTATCCTCCAAATTATTTGATGTTGTGCAGACAAATGAAACaggtttaattaaaataagatgGCTCTCTACCTAAACACCGCTAAATGAGCTGAAAATCAATGGGCCAATTACTTCTGCTTGTCAGGGCCCGAAACGAGATTCTTTTACGATGCCACAGGACTCCTATCACCTGTATGCTTTAAATTATTACCCACTAACATGTGAATGTACTGATTGACCAAAAAAACGGACAGAATTCAAAACTAAAATTACTTTGTTTTGAAAGTGTTCTAAGAACTTCAGATGCAAGCCTTCTAACAAATCAGTAACTTACAGATTACTCCTTTTTCACTTTCACAATTTTTACGGTGCTGCCGGAAGTCTTCTCAGCATTTGCTTTGAACTCTGTCTTCAGTGCATCTCTCACTGCTTTTGCACAGATCTGGGAGTATCGGATATAGCTGGGAGGAAATGAAAGATGATATAAAGTTAATTATCAATGATCCAGCCAGACTGgtcgttgttgttttttttttccccttcccatatttttaattttggtttgaCTTGTACATTATAGTGGAACGGGATTTAAAAATGACTATTGACAGAAGCAATCTACACAGAGAAAAAGACCAGAAGAAAATGTACCAAAGTCTTAACTGGTATTAGGATGGGTAatctttggtttttcttctttataccaTCTTCTCTCTTTAATACatgctaatttaaaataaaagattcagtgatttttaaaaatcccacagcACAAGAAATAGACCAAAATGTTATGAGAGGCTCTAAGTGATGTTTCCCATTtctctacttaaaattttttcttatactaTTCTTACAAGGTAAAATGTATACAATTATAAGAGGAAAAACTATTTTGAATTCAACAATTCTTCCTGATTATTTAAAGGTTTCCTTGAGAATATTGGATTCTGTTTCCCAAGTCTGCCACTGAAGATGCTTCCCAATCAAGGTTTCTAAATGAAACCAAAAAGTCCTTACAGAACATCCTTAATTCTAACAAAATATCTAACAGCCTGCTTCCTGTTTGGTAGATGGACTCCCATCAACATCTTATTTTCCAAAAAATGTCAGCTCACTTTTTACACtttttgaaaacagaaagggggggggggagtgctGCTGTCTATTTTCTCATGTTTCAGATTTGCTTTTTGGGCCAGAGGCAGGCGTTCCAATGCCTCCTCGGGTGCTGACTAACTGGGTTGACCTTCAAGGCTGCTCAAGCCTTTCCGCTACTTTATCCACCTGTAGAGACGAGAGTAAAACAGGGTAATGGCGCCTGCCCCCCTGACGGCGGGAGGAGTGACACAGCAGAGGCCACCGCACCGCACAGAACAGGCGCTCAGGAAATGGCTCCCGGGACCGGCACCGCCGACCTTCCACCCGGACAAACTGCCTGACCTCACACGGCAGGAACTCGGGCTGCTCAGCTGTCCCAGGCAGGTGCACCCCCCCAAGGAGGAGCGAGTCTAGTCAAGTCACAGGGATGCCCCCCGCGCGAAGCCGCCGggtgtgcggggtggggggcggcgccCCCGTCACTGGCGGTCGTGTCTTCAGACGGGTTCCACTCGTGAGCTTCCCGAgccgccccccccgccctgtGTGCCGTGAACCGAGGGCCTCCTCCCCTTCTACCGGGAAGGCGGCCCGACAGCGACGGGAGTCGGTGTGCAATAAAAACACGTGTGCGCTGGACACGAAGGCTCGGGGTGCGGGCCGGGGTCACACACCCAGGGCCCAGTCCCGGGCCTCCGGCGCCCCGCTGGGGACGGAGGGGGACGAAGACCTCGCACGCCGCGCGGCGGGGGCCCGGCCACACTCCGCAGGGGGGGCCCGCCGCAGGTGCTGGGCCCGCCGCCCACGCGCCGCGCTCTCgaggcgcccccgccccccgggcgTGCGCCGCCATCTTGGGGCCGCGCTCCCCCAGCCCCGACCCCCGCCGCGCGGCGTGACCTCCGACCCCGGGCCGCGCCGCTGGCTCCCCGCACCCCCGAGGCGCGGGTCTACCTGAGTCCAGCCTGTCGCCAGTATGCCACCATGATGTCGCGAGAGCGGATGCGTCGAGTCGAATCGCGAGGACGCCTCAATGTCGGCTCGGCGCACGGCCCAGCGGCAGGAAGGTCAGCCCTGGGAACCGGAAGAGGCGGGACTCCGGACCTGCCAATCTCGCCGCCTCttgccccgcccgcccgccctcccgAGCAGCCCCTGCTGCCCCGCCGCTGAATCCCCCCGACGCCGGGAGCCAATGGGGGCGGGCGGCTGGGGCCTCGGGTGCCAATCCCCGGGCGGGCCGGCTGGCCGCGCCCACCGATTGGCTCCGCGGGCGCCCCGAGCGTGTGCCCCGCGGGCTTCCGTAGTACcccggcggggcggcgggggcgagAGGGCAGCCGGGGGCCGCGCGGGGCGGGAGTCCACCTGCGGCCCGGGGGCACAACGGTGCCCCGGCGTCGGCGTGGAGCACTTcgccccctcccccgggggcAGTGGGCAAAAGCGAACCCGGCCCAGACAGCGcgcgggcaggggcggggggcgcggggcagGGGCGCAGGAGCGGGTGTGCACACGGAGCCGTGACTGAACAGAAACTGAGAGCAGCAAACACGTCGTTACAAGGAAGTTTTCAGAAACTAGAAACCTAACTTCCATCTTTAATGCTACATGGGGTAAGACGCCCCCCAGTCCGAGGGGAACCTGTGAACTGTCCCAGTTCAGTCCCCCCAAATACATCTACTTGCCGTCTACGGAGATTTCAATAGGTAAAAGCCACAAACTACCAGCTACTTCACTAcactggaaaatgaaaatttctagaattttatcattaggttagaataaaaaaaaacaggataaaaatTTGTTTACAAATCTTTTTATCATTAGGGCATTACACCTTTTTCAGAACAGGTATAATTTACAGAAATTATACAAGGCAACTTTTTATCAAAGATCAATATTTCCTACGTTTTAActgaaatgttatttcatttgtaaaaaccATCTCCGGTTAcaaaaaaatagtcaaaaacCTTACTGGATTTAAGTTGCTTTTACAAATGTCCTAAGAAGTCTTAAgctaaagaacattttaagtagaaaaacactaatttttaaatagtctGCTATACTATTTCTGTGGTTTATGTACATATACTAACTGGTTTCTTTTACAGGAAACCTGATGAGTCTGTTACATTAGCACTGTTAAGATAAAGGCAAGAGCTAATCACCTTTTAACAAAAATACTCTGTATGCAACAACTGCAGGTATCAAAGATGGTATTTACTGGTCGTTAACTGCCTGCTACAAAGTATGAAATACATTTACTGGATTGTTTTTCAGATTGCAGCTGCCCCTCAGCATCCAAAATAATTGATTTCCCACAAATAAAAGCTGCAAAGCAATTCACATAGTGGTTGGTTTAGGTCAAtgcttcttttctcattattattcttttttttcttccccaccgcccccaccccccgcagttGCACCGTATTATTAAAAACACTAAGTACCTGGGATTTATGCTTCAGAAAGACATCGTTTGAGTAATTTCAAATGACGTACAGCTCTTCATGTAAAAAAGATGTTTTGTGGTCACAATTACTTCAAAAAGTAATTATATTCAAATAACCTGACATATCATGCTTTAGCAATTACAGAGCCATGATTTTGACACATGGCAATTTATAAGTTAGGCAAATGTGAAATGCTAAAAGATGTGAACAGCTGTTCTTCTGTTTAAGTTTAGAGTGCTGCAAAATTCCagtaatgactttattttttcagtgaaCATCACCAGCCCACGGTATAGCATACTAAGTCATAAAGTACAAATCCAAGGAAGGTAATACCTTTCCTAAGTTACAAAACTTTGGCAAATTAATACAGTACTCTTTAATACgttaaaatcctttttttgtttgtcgGAGTTATTATTTTAGTGATAATCTTCATTCCAAAAATGTCATTTAagtaccaaaacaaaacactggttTTTAACAGTGGTTTAGAGAACAAgttattttatacaaattaatGTCTTTTCAAACCATAATTCTCCTTTTAAAGAGCATTCCCTCGTGCAAGTTCTTGCAGTTTACCATAGCAGGGTAATTCTATGTATTTAGGTGGCTCTGCTTTGTTCTGGGGTTGGTCCAAAGCCAGGTAGAGTTCCAATGCATGAAAAGCCTTACAATTCTACCTTAAAGGAGATTTTAATATGCCAATATGATTTTCCAAgtacttttcaaaaattgttaaattttcacaTAAATACTGGAATCCTCAAAATCAGATGGTCATTTCAAACAATACTACTCTCAGATGATCCCTTTTATTTAGAAACCCTGCACCCTCTTTGTTTTGATCATAAGTCCTATAGCTTTTCttcagcttattaaaaaaaaaaaaaactctacctaaaatatagttttattttttaaataacaaataaatatattgccAGTTTGCGGAGACCTGGGGGGCGGATGTTGGGTACTGACTTTCATCCTCATTTCTCTACAAATGCTGCCGCCGCCATCGGTGTCCTTATGCTCCCTCTTGCCGAAGCCGCCAGTTCTTCAATCTCAGCATTTAATTTATGTATTACCCATTCCATTGCTTCTCGGCCCTTAAAAAAATCCAACACATATATTGTTACCAAGTGAGAGCAAAGGCACGTATCAAATAAATGGCACATCAGGAAGTAACAAGGAGCTTCTACAAGTATAACTAAACCTCACCAGAATGGATTGtttttgtccttgtttttctttaatattactTACCAAATATCAAATGCCTTGGCCAACTGGAAATTGATCtataaactcatttttattttgcatgcaAAAGATGTTATCAAAAAATCTCAATTCAGTGATCGTgatcatttccttatttctgaTTAGAGTGGTCTCTTCTTGGGGGATCAAAAGGTCaaacccagtttttttttttttagtccgtTATTTTAAACCAAAATCCTGTATGAGGCCCTGGAAGATCTGGTCCCCAACTTCCTCTTCAACCGTTCTCTCCTGGTGCCTAATGCAGATCCTTGAGGAAATGAGAAGCatttcctgcttcctctctcagggcctttgcacacacaGCTCCTCTGCTGGAGAGGCTTCCTGGCATACCCCTAACAACCAACGTGCCCCTCATTCAGCACgcaacagaacactcatgaaatacTTTTATCTCTGTGTGCTTTTCCTTTCCCAATGACGTGATTAATGTTGCCTTTCTCTTAGTTCCACGAGGGCAGGGACCACGCTTGTTTTGTTCCCTACTGTATTCCTAGTCTAGCCTAGCACTTCCTCTGGTACAGAGAAGGCATCTATAAGGTCTTTGGACTGCTGAATGATTATATTAAATGTGTTATAATAAAGTGCATTAAGTATCTCTTTCTCTAAacttaaattgttttaaatcatGCATTCTCCAAGGGACAAAAattagttgggggtggggagaggtggaaaTATCTCACTCTTTTTATGTACATAGCAcatttatcctttcatccatctatccatggTGTTAAATACTTTCATGTGGTGGTGGCTGTTAGAGAAAAAAGATGTCTAAAACAAACCTGGGGGTTACGGGGCAGAGGGGATAATGAAAAACATTGAGAACTGGTGTTTTAAACAATGGCACACAGTGACATTATCACCAAGCACTTCCCACATGCTGGGCCCTGGGCACACGCTTTccatatgttatctcatttactcttcatgCCCAACTGGTAAGATGGCTAACTGATCTCTActtcacagatgggaaactgaggcacaaaaaggtTAACTTAATTGTCCAAGGTTGAAAGGCTGGTAAGAGTTATGGCTTGCACTTAAATCCTGGGGTGCTAGACCCCAGAGCCTGGGCAAGAAACTGCCTATATGGATTCTCACTGCACTGCGGTTGAGAGTCAGTTTGCCAGGACAAATACACGTTCAGTACTAAGCTCTTTCAAGACAGGAAACCCAGGAATAACGATTAGGGAGCAGCCTGACTTACTTTATTAGCATTTGAAGATATCGTACTGGCCATTAGTCCTTCAAGGTAACTGCTGAGACTGACTCCTTTCACAGTGATTATGGCTTCTTGAGTCAGAACAGTTCTGGAACAGAACACATTCACACAGCTTCAGAATgacctttcattttttaaaagaaatatctgataaaaaaaattaaaacacccGGTACAAGAAGTTTGTCAAAACATTTTTTACTCACTTTTCTGGGTCCTGAGGATGTGGTTTGTATATAAGTCTCTCATCTACTGAAACCATATTTGTAAATGAAATctatagaatgaaaaaaaaaatcattttggaaaccaagatgaaaaacatttgcaaaattaaTTCACAAACCAAAATCTTGCTaggtaaatatacaaataaagcaCTTCAGTATTACTGCAAAAACAGAACTTAAATTTCACTATTCACtgcttcctttttattataaaaataataaatacgaCAAAAGCATTACAGTAGTAATATGCACATGATCCCAAATTCATGCTATTGGGTGCTGTCCCCTGGAAACAAGAAGTAGCCTCACTGCTCCAGTGAGGAGCAGGAAAGGACAATACAGCACATAATCACCTGTCCATCAACTATagaagaagacaaaaattattagtttaaaatcaaaacaaaagggAGCCCACACTTACATTAGTAGATTTAAGTTCCATTGTCTTCTCTACAGGATCAACTACAGAATGTTCCTGCACGTATGTTTTAGTTCTTGCAGCACCAATAagctaaataaaacatttacaatTAGTAATCAGAGGAAGAGGGATTTCTTAACAAGtgttatcaatattttatttgaaggTAAAAATGTGTTAATATCTTGAACCAAAAAATCTGTTTCGTAAAAAACAGGAGGAATCAGACAAAGGTCAGAAAGGAGGCCCGTTGGAGGGTAACGGGAATTCACACACCATGAATGAGATGAGACTGCCAGATACAAAAACCCTTCCCAGAGGCAATTAGCGACCAGCCCAGGGAGAACGCCTGCAGTATAAAGCAGACACAGAAACCGCCACGGTGTGACAACGGAGCACTGAGCCTGAAATATGGAAATCAGAATATTTGGGTAAACATGGCATCTGGAGAAAGGAGAGCTCGAGAATATCTGTCAGTATTTTCTTAGAGCAGTCTGAGGGAGAGGGTGCTGCGGCCTCGTTCTCCAGACAGAAAAACGGCCATCGCATGATGGAGGATAATACGTCCTATCCAGCATCACTCCTGTGCACGAAGCCAAGCCAACCCCCTGACCTTGCTCATTTCTGTGTCCCCACTATCTAACGCAGTGGTTTGTGCAAAGGAAGCAATCAGGACATTCCTGCTGAAAAATGTGTCCTTTAGTTTTCTGAGTGGACCTACCTTCCCCAACTGAGTCTGCTTATTATACCAGAGTTCTCTCACATTGTAATCATCTGGCACTCCAGTTTCTTGCTGGTTAAATTGGCTCATTAAAGCCTGATCACATGTAACTGAACAGAACTCTGTTTTTAAATGCATGGGGAGGAGTCTCACACCCCGGAACAACCGTGGCACACAGAGCCTGAGGACACGCGCCTCAACTGGTGTCATGACCCACCACTGACCACAGCCACTCTCAGCTAACCATCGCCACCAGCCCACGGCTTCTAGATCGTACTACTGGTCTGAAGTGGCTGGCAAAGCAGGAAAAGCAGAACAGAACTCCTTTTAGATTACAGAGCATTAGCTGGCTTCCTTCAGAAGGTTTTATCAGGCGCCTTCATGAAGACTGTAATAATATTTCCAATTCATTATACACTCATAACTCAAGTTTATTATAATACAATTTGAACTGATGCAAAAATGACATTCAGAATCGGCTCCCACAACCTATTTGAAATTATAATGTGGTTTAGAAAACTTCTCTACAGCAGTCACATTTCCACAGGAATAAAGACACACTTACAGATTTCACAATGGAAGGCAGTCCCCACTCTGTGCTGAGAAGTCTATGGCTGTGCAACTTTCCAGAGGGATCTATATGTCTGTCCAACACATCAACTCCAACCACGCTTGGGTTCATAGGGTTTGGGTATTTCTGCATTGCAGCTGTCGTAACAGTTTCCCATGGGTGGCTGCCGACATGaaccaaaaaccaaacatttgaaaaatatgcatataaattgTTTTCATAACCCATCAAATCACTCTTTACAGTTGgaagtttaattaatttaactagGGAAAATTATTTCCTGAAACGCTGACTAAAAGGTGATTTGGGGAGCtcaatctacattttttttttttaaagattttttttatttatttattgagagagagagtgatagagagagagcatgagagggggagagtcagagggagaagcagactccccgccgagcagggagcccgatgtgggactcgatcccgggactccaggatcatgacctgagccgaaggcagtcgcttaaacaactgagccacccaggcgcccctcaatctaCATTTTGAATATGTATAGAATTCAATATTTTCCCAGCACACAGGCTATATGGTACAACTGAGGTCTATAAAGATATAAATAGCCTATAACACATTAGAGAACTGTTTCTTAAACAATCTTTCCTATTTACCCATGTTCACTTTCACATGTAAA
Above is a window of Halichoerus grypus chromosome 10, mHalGry1.hap1.1, whole genome shotgun sequence DNA encoding:
- the ATP5F1E gene encoding ATP synthase F(1) complex subunit epsilon, mitochondrial; the protein is MVAYWRQAGLSYIRYSQICAKAVRDALKTEFKANAEKTSGSTVKIVKVKKE
- the PRELID3B gene encoding PRELI domain containing protein 3B isoform X1 — encoded protein: MKIWTSEHVFDHPWETVTTAAMQKYPNPMNPSVVGVDVLDRHIDPSGKLHSHRLLSTEWGLPSIVKSLIGAARTKTYVQEHSVVDPVEKTMELKSTNISFTNMVSVDERLIYKPHPQDPEKTVLTQEAIITVKGVSLSSYLEGLMASTISSNANKGREAMEWVIHKLNAEIEELAASARGSIRTPMAAAAFVEK
- the PRELID3B gene encoding PRELI domain containing protein 3B isoform X2; the encoded protein is MQKYPNPMNPSVVGVDVLDRHIDPSGKLHSHRLLSTEWGLPSIVKSLIGAARTKTYVQEHSVVDPVEKTMELKSTNISFTNMVSVDERLIYKPHPQDPEKTVLTQEAIITVKGVSLSSYLEGLMASTISSNANKGREAMEWVIHKLNAEIEELAASARGSIRTPMAAAAFVEK